The following are encoded together in the Lathyrus oleraceus cultivar Zhongwan6 chromosome 3, CAAS_Psat_ZW6_1.0, whole genome shotgun sequence genome:
- the LOC127127653 gene encoding uncharacterized protein LOC127127653, producing the protein MATMERRKTLTMNWDGLGDDDDDMHFFETYNRLSTAVPDDLASSSDEDDDEFEANRCSFASAASSFHPAKQRKPELPPATSITPNYDIWMAAPGSITERRRRLLGSMGLDENKENLKVTSINVGRAVTKKFENNNLEVHALSNSSNSATDSSSSSKVCKTTTASSSPISLQQKPEHSPASYVLVRSRSEGDIDSLSMAKLRKQEMIGKISKQRLTRTNTDVGMPSTRARHADVNRIIVRDPGESPVRQLPPMSPIVTSCMGGGGVGAFFLIKNLDTGKEFIVNEYGENGAWNRLSDLETGKQLTMEEFESTVGHSEVVKAMMRRRHVGRNDGKKLSSNSHILRSLRLSKRRGASLLKNIKGVASGFVGEREREVVVPPVVEQNKPQAKNKWVKVRQSGKSQKELSALHLCQEFQAHEGCVWTIKFSLDGRYLASAGDDKVIHIWEVQECEVMSMKPEEGNLTPIHPSLMSSMERGVETPLAKKKGKFGSKRGGSAIPEYVHVPENVFTFSEKPYCSFHGHLDEVLDLSWSRSQLLLSSSMDKTVRLWDLETKTCLKFFAHNDYVTCVQFNPMDDDYFISGSLDAKVRMWNIPARLVVDWTDIHEMVTAVSYTPDGQGVIVGTQKGSCRTYSIEDYKLAQSNTIELRNKKKSLLKKVTGFQFAPCNPSEVLVTSADSRIRIVDGTEIVQKFKGFKNANSQMAASFSPNGRFIISASEDSQVYVWKHEEHRNPSTGKSRALIVTQNHEHFPCKDVSVAIPWPCMIKGDPPEIPVPQSKKTSKRMLPPLPKKGNNNPATESASDSPERDPSAISRTESGIGDSFANNSKRMLPPLPKKSNNQDKESEIEEDNDAIARTISRTNSGFGDSFSSDPASIRYGDSSSMDAAAAPSSASWSSNYSSYEGSSAVHPSAWGLVIVTAGFGGEIRCYQNFGLPRRMSRQANLFGSPT; encoded by the exons ATGGCCACCATGGAACGCCGGAAAACGCTGACCATGAATTGGGACGGCCTCGGCGACGATGACGACGACATGCATTTCTTCGAAACGTATAACCGTCTCTCCACCGCGGTTCCTGACGACTTAGCTTCTTCCTCGGACGAAGACGACGATGAATTCGAAGCCAACCGGTGTTCTTTCGCCTCCGCTGCTTCCTCTTTTCATCCCGCCAAACAACGGAAGCCGGAACTTCCTCCGGCAACATCGATCACGCCGAATTACGATATCTGGATGGCGGCACCGGGATCGATTACTGAAAGAAGACGGAGGTTGCTCGGAAGCATGGGATTGGATGAGAATAAAGAAAATCTCAAAGTCACCAGCATCAATGTCGGTCGCGCCGTGACGAAAAAATTCGAAAATAACAATCTAGAAGTTCATGCTTTGTCGAATTCATCCAATTCCGCTACAGATTCATCTTCTTCGTCTAAAGTTTGCAAAACCACCACAGCTTCTTCTTCTCCTATTTCGTTGCAACAGAAACCAGAGCATTCTCCTGCTTCATATGTTCTCGTTCGATCGCGATCCGAAGGTGACATTGATTCTTTATCAATGGCGAAATTAAGGAAGCAGGAAATGATAGGGAAAATTTCGAAGCAACGGTTAACGAGAACTAATACAGATGTAGGCATGCCAAGCACGCGTGCTCGGCATGCCGATGTAAATAGAATCATTGTGAGGGATCCTGGCGAATCCCCCGTCAGGCAATTACCACCAATGTCGCCTATAGTAACCAGCTGTATGGGAGGAGGAGGAGTTGGAGCTTTCTTTTTGATTAAGAATTTAGATACTGGGAAAGAGTTTATAGTGAACGAATACGGCGAAAACGGGGCGTGGAATCGGTTAAGCGATTTAGAAACAGGTAAACAGTTGACAATGGAAGAATTCGAAAGCACAGTGGGACATTCAGAAGTTGTTAAGGCAATGATGAGACGTCGACATGTTGGAAGAAACGACGGTAAAAAGCTATCTTCAAATTCGCATATTTTAAGGAGTTTGAGGTTGAGTAAAAGAAGAGGTGCTTCGTTGTTGAAGAATATTAAAGGTGTAGCAAGTGGATTCGTTGGGGAACGCGAAAGAGAAGTTGTTGTGCCACCGGTTGTTGAACAAAATAAGCCTCAAGCGAAGAACAAATGGGTTAAAGTTAGACAAAGTGGGAAATCACAAAAGGAGCTTTCAGCTTTGCATTTGTGTCAAGAGTTTCAAGCTCATGAAGGGTGTGTTTGGACGATTAAGTTTAGTTTGGACGGACGTTATTTGGCGAGTGCGGGTGATGATAAAGTGATTCATATTTGGGAAGTTCAAGAATGTGAGGTTATGAGTATGAAACCTGAGGAAGGGAATCTTACTCCTATTCATCCTTCTTTGATGTCTTCGATGGAGCGAGGCGTTGAGACGCCTTTAGCTAAGAAGAAAGGAAAATTTGGAAGTAAAAGAGGAGGGAGTGCTATTCCTGAATATGTTCATGTGCCGGAGAATGTTTTTACGTTTTCTGAGAAACCTTATTGTTCTTTTCATGGTCATTTGGATGAAGTTTTGGATTTGTCTTGGTCTAGATCGCAG CTACTTCTGTCATCTTCAATGGATAAGACAGTGAGATTGTGGGACTTGGAAACTAAGACATGCTTGAAATTCTTTGCACATAATGATTATG TAACCTGTGTTCAATTCAATCCTATGGATGATGATTATTTCATTAGTGGCTCCCTTGATGCTAAGGTCAGAATGTGGAACATCCCTGCGCGTCTTGTTGTGGATTGGACCGATATTCATGAAATGGTTACAGCTGTCTCTTACACTCCAGATGGTCAA GGTGTTATCGTCGGTACACAAAAGGGGAGCTGTCGTACTTATAGCATAGAAG ATTACAAGTTAGCTCAATCAAACACAATTGAACTTCGGAACAAGAAGAAATCTCTGCTAAAAAAGGTTACTGGTTTTCAg TTTGCGCCGTGTAATCCATCAGAAGTGCTTGTTACTTCAGCTGATTCCAGGATTAGAATCGTGGATGGTACAGAAATTGTTCAAAAATTTAAAG GATTTAAAAATGCGAATAGCCAAATGGCAGCATCATTTAGTCCAAATGGAAGATTCATAATAAGTGCAAGTGAAGATTCACAAGTTTATGTATGGAAGCATGAAGAGCATAGAAATCCAAGCACAGGAAAATCTAGAGCTCTTATTGTAACTCAAAATCATGAACATTTTCCATGTAAAGATGTTTCCGTAGCAATACCTTGGCCGTGTATGATTAAAGGTGATCCGCCGGAAATTCCAGTTCCCCAATccaaaaagacctcaaaaagAATGCTTCCACCTCTTCCTAAGAAAGGAAATAACAACCCTGCAACAGAAAGCGCGTCAGATTCTCCGGAGCGTGATCCTTCAGCGATTTCGCGAACCGAATCAGGAATTGGCGATTCGTTTGCGAATAATAGTAAGAGAATGTTACCCCCTCTTCCAAAGAAAAGCAACAACCAAGACAAAGAAAGTGAAATAGAAGAAGACAATGATGCGATTGCAAGGACTATTTCAAGGACGAATTCGGGATTTGGAGATTCGTTTTCTTCAGATCCTGCATCGATTAGATACGGCGATTCGTCTTCGATGGACGCAGCAGCTGCTCCATCAAGTGCATCTTGGTCTTCTAATTATTCGTCATACGAAGGTTCCTCGGCAGTTCATCCTTCAGCATGGGGTTTGGTAATAGTGACGGCTGGATTTGGAGGCGAAATCAGGTGTTATCAGAATTTTGGATTGCCGAGAAGGATGAGTCGACAAGCTAATCTTTTTGGAAGCCCTACTTAA
- the LOC127127654 gene encoding zinc finger BED domain-containing protein RICESLEEPER 2, translated as MGDCDDMLASETVEHMVSIHPLAVSPPLSKPRRNRSEAWNHFTIESETTKKAKCNYCGSLIKYDKGTSAMRAHYTRCKDKDEPKNDVIKRQKSVSSSTENLMGNICTSPSTPTFDQEAIQNVVVKMFIDMDIPFERVDRAGFHNFMSVVLPRFKVPSSIELAHDVLRLWGTEKTRLKKFLSQHCQRVCLTIDAWTSSENFCYMCLTAHFIDNDWMMHKKVLNFSQVTSHSQAVMAKTVEQCLNEWGINCVLSLTNDSVSLNDDKTPHLKDKLVSRNSLVLNGDYSHMHCCAYFLNLIVKESLKEVDDSIVRIRAAVWYIRSSPSRFSRFKACIVQQNIEYKGFFCPNFETRWDSTYLMLDEALKHQKTFEKLEMKDLKYVDELKKGKGVPTNEDWEIVRSILPFLKLFYDATLRISSSSCVTSNMYMFEVLGIGIAIKQMCNSEDVCISLMAKNMRKKYDKFWGNPRSLNMLLLAALVLDPRHKVKFVSWCADKNYNGGEATYLIDKLKSCLNSLFEEYNGGLEVSHTNSKEDGYNDPYGFNKFYQSSEFNKSESELSKYLDEALESCGDLDVLNWWKLNSSRFPIIANIAREVLAIPVSTVTSEFAFTLGGRVLDSYRSSLPPIIMEALICVQDWLMGTSSPLHTNVEFENLKKIEQELVSLHDVAGLGDD; from the exons ATGGGTGATTGTGATGACATGTTAGCCTCTGAGACAGTGGAACACATGGTTTCTATCCATCCACTCGCTGTCTCTCCGCCTCTCTCTAAACCGCGTAGGAATCGGTCTGAAGCTTGGAATCACTTTACAATAGAGTCAGAAACAACAAAGAAAGCTAAATGCAATTACTGTGGCTCCTTGATCAAGTACGATAAAGGAACAAGTGCCATGAGAGCTCATTATACGAGATGCAAGGATAAGGATGAACCGAAGAATGATGTTATCAAGAGGCAAAAGTCAGTTTCATCCTCGACGGAAAATTTGATGGGAAATATTTGTACTTCTCCTTCGACCCCCACGTTTGACCAAGAGGCTATCCAAAATGTAGTGGTGAAGATGTTCATAGATATGGATATTCCTTTTGAGCGTGTGGATCGTGCAGGTTTTCACAATTTTATGAGCGTTGTGCTACCAAGATTTAAGGTCCCATCAAGCATTGAATTAGCTCATGATGTTTTGAGACTATGGGGTACAGAAAAAACAAGGTTGAAGAAGTTTCTTTCTCAACACTGTCAACGAGTTTGCCTCACCATTGATGCATGGACTTCTTCTGAAAACTTTTGTTACATGTGTTTGACAGCGCATTTCATCGACAATGATTGGATGATGCACAAGAAGGTTTTAAATTTTTCTCAAGTCACAAGCCACTCTCAAGCGGTTATGGCTAAGACAGTGGAGCAATGCTTGAATGAATGGGGGATAAATTGTGTGCTTAGTTTAACGAACGACAGTGTCTCGCTTAATGATGACAAGACTCCGCATCTGAAAGACAAGCTTGTGTCTCGGAATAGTTTAGTTCTGAATGGAGACTACAGTCATATGCATTGTTGTGCGtattttttgaatttgattgtgaaagAAAGTTTAAAGGAGGTTGATGATTCTATTGTGAGAATTCGTGCTGCCGTATGGTACATAAGATCTTCTCCTTCGAGATTTTCTAGATTCAAAGCATGTATTGTGCAACAAAACATTGAATATAAAGGTTTCTTTTGTCCAAATTTTGAAACAAGATGGGACTCGACATATTTAATGTTAGATGAGGCATTGAAACATCAGAAGACATTTGAAAAGCTTGAGATGAAAGATCTCAAATATGTTGACGAGTTAAAAAAGGGGAAAGGTGTCCCTACAAATGAAGATTGGGAAATTGTACGCTCAATCCTTCCTTTTTTGAAATTGTTTTATGACGCCACACTGCGCATCTCTAGTTCCTCTTGTGTGACTAGCAATATGTATATGTTTGAGGTCCTTGGTATTGGAATTGCAATTAAGCAAATGTGCAATTCTGAAGATGTATGTATAAGTTTAATGGCCAAAAACATGAGAAAGAAATACGATAAGTTTTGGGGAAATCCCCGTAGTCTAAACATGTTGTTGTTGGCCGCTCTCGTATTAGACCCTAGACACAAAGTGAAATTTGTAAGTTGGTGTGCCGATAAAAATTATAATGGCGGGGAAGCAACTTATTTGATAGATAAGTTAAAGTCTTGTTTGAACTCCCTTTTTGAAGAGTATAATGGTGGGTTGGAGGTCTCTCACACTAACTCTAAGGAAGACGGTTATAATGATCCATATGGCTTCAATAAATTTTACCAATCAAGTGAGTTCAACAAATCTGAATCTGAGTTAAGTAAGTACTTAGACGAAGCTTTAGAGAGTTGTGGAGATTTGGATGTCCTAAACTGGTGGAAGCTAAACTCAAGCCGATTTCCGATCATTGCAAACATCGCAAGAGAGGTGTTGGCAATACCTGTCTCCACCGTGACCTCTGAATTTGCCTTTACTCTCGGTGGAAGGGTGCTTGATTCGTATCGAAGTTCTCTACCGCCAATAATAATGGAAGCTCTTATTTGCGTCCAAGATTGGCTTATGGGAACTTCTTCACCGTTGCATACGAATGTGGAATTTGAGAATCTTAAAAAGATTGAGCAAG AACTTGTTTCTTTACATGATGTTGCTGGTCTTGGTGATGATTGA